A window of the Salmo trutta chromosome 25, fSalTru1.1, whole genome shotgun sequence genome harbors these coding sequences:
- the LOC115162521 gene encoding homeobox-containing protein 1 isoform X2 → MQCKLAANMAIIKDYKCHDDLDETAESRQRMSQFTDEPRFTIEQIDLLQRLRRTGMTKPEILHALDTLDRLDRQHGHKFGRRPQTQPQPVGQGPTSNSNANMTSSSSSNNVVASSSTSTAATQTGYRANGSGGSGLSPSPSNNYDMSPPPPAVVSAPVALAAAAQNGCGVGGGGEIVAMTNGKLSPPRFPIGVSAVSGGVTGRGYGFEASEEELDVDDKVEELMRRDSAIIKEEIKVFLGNRRISQAVVAQVTGISQSRISHWLLQQGSDLSEQKKRAFYRWYQLEKTTPGATLTMRPAPMSLEDVVEWRQTPPPVSSTPGSFRLRRGSRFTWRKECLAVMESYFNDNQYPDEAKREEIANACNAVIQKPGKKLSDLEKVTSLKVYNWFANRRKEIKRRANIEAAILESHGIDVQSPGGHSNGDDIEGNDFPDQGCEVPLFEKRAVTRPFSRLDLSSPTQVPTLLPSWLAAWPGSGRGGLAAQRASSLIGRSLLSGWGLAQGVGMEGSRLTGVSWSPPSPQDDDSTNHSNALEHQDPIALAVEMAAVNHSILALATQAGGGLALGGTGSDIKTEVLDD, encoded by the exons gATGTCTCAGTTCACAGATGAGCCTCGCTTCACCATCGAGCAGATTGACCTGCTCCAACGGCTGAGGAGGACTGGGATGACCAAGCCAGAGATCCTCCACGCCCTGGATACCCTGGACAGACTGGACCGCCAGCACGGACACAAGTTTGGACGCCGACCCCAGACGCAGCCCCAGCCTGTCGGTCAGGGACCGACGTCCAATAGCAATGCTAACATGACGTCATCTTCCTCGTCCAATAACGTCGTGGCGTCCTCGTCCACGTCCACGGCCGCCACACAGACTGGTTACCGGGCGAATGGGAGTGGCGGGAGTGGTCTGTCGCCGTCACCTAGCAACAACTATGATATGTCGCCGCCCCCTCCGGCGGTTGTTTCTGCCCCTGTTGCTTTGGCAGCGGCGGCTCAGAACGGGTGTGGGGTTGGTGGCGGCGGAGAGATTGTCGCCATGACGAACGGAAAGCTGTCTCCACCACGGTTTCCTATCGGTGTTAGTGCGGTTAGTGGTGGCGTGACTGGGAGAGGCTACGGGTTTGAGGCCAGCGAGGAGGAACTAGACGTGGACGACAAAGTGGAGGAACTCATGAG aagGGACAGTGCCATAATCAAGGAGGAGATCAAGGTGTTCCTGGGGAACAGGCGCATCTCTCAGGCCGTGGTGGCTCAAGTCACAG gtaTCAGTCAGAGTCGTATCTCCCACTGGCTGCTCCAGCAGGGCTCGGACCTCAGTGAACAGAAGAAGAGGGCCTTCTACCGCTGGTACCAGTTGGAGAAGACCACCCCCG GTGCCACTCTGACGATGCGGCCCGCCCCCATGTCTCTGGAGGATGTGGTTGAGTGGCGGCAGACTCCGCCCCCTGTAAGCTCCACCCCCGGGAGCTTCCGCCTGCGCCGAGGCAGTCGCTTCACCTGGAGGAAAGAATGTCTGGCTGtgatggagag TTACTTCAATGACAACCAGTACCCTGATGAAGCTAAAAGAGAGGAGATCGCTAACGCCTGCAACGCTGTCATCCAGAAACCAG GGAAGAAGCTGTCTGATCTGGAGAAAGTCACATCTCTGAAGGTCTACAACTGGTTTGCCAACCGCCGCAAGGAGATCAAGAGACGCGCCAACATAG AAGCAGCAATCCTGGAGAGCCATGGGATCGACGTCCAGAGTCCTGGAGGACACTCCAACGGCGATGACATTGAGGGGAATGACTTCCCTGACCAG GGCTGTGAAGTCCCTCTGTTTGAGAAGAGAGCTGTTACCAGACCCTTCAGTCGACTagacctgtcctctcccacaCAG GTGCCCACCCTGCTGCCCAGCTGGCTGGCGGCTTGGCCCGGCTCGGGCAGGGGGGGCTTGGCCGCCCAGAGGGCTAGCTCTCTGATTGGCCGCTCCTTGCTCTCTGGGTGGGGTCTCGCTCAGGGGGTGGGGATGGAAGGTTCCAGACTGACAGGTGTGTCCtggtctcccccctccccccaggaTGATGACTCCACCAATCACAGCAATGCCCTGGAGCACCAGGATCCCATCGCCCTCGCCGTGGAGATGGCGGCCGTCAATCACAGCATCCTCGCCCTGGCAACGCAGGCGGGGGGAGGATTGGCCCTGGGCGGGACAGGAAGTGACATCAAAACAGAGGTGCTGGACGACTAG
- the LOC115162521 gene encoding homeobox-containing protein 1 isoform X1, with translation MQCKLAANMAIIKDYKCHDDLDETAESRQRMSQFTDEPRFTIEQIDLLQRLRRTGMTKPEILHALDTLDRLDRQHGHKFGRRPQTQPQPVGQGPTSNSNANMTSSSSSNNVVASSSTSTAATQTGYRANGSGGSGLSPSPSNNYDMSPPPPAVVSAPVALAAAAQNGCGVGGGGEIVAMTNGKLSPPRFPIGVSAVSGGVTGRGYGFEASEEELDVDDKVEELMRRDSAIIKEEIKVFLGNRRISQAVVAQVTGISQSRISHWLLQQGSDLSEQKKRAFYRWYQLEKTTPGATLTMRPAPMSLEDVVEWRQTPPPVSSTPGSFRLRRGSRFTWRKECLAVMESYFNDNQYPDEAKREEIANACNAVIQKPGKKLSDLEKVTSLKVYNWFANRRKEIKRRANIEEAAILESHGIDVQSPGGHSNGDDIEGNDFPDQGCEVPLFEKRAVTRPFSRLDLSSPTQVPTLLPSWLAAWPGSGRGGLAAQRASSLIGRSLLSGWGLAQGVGMEGSRLTGVSWSPPSPQDDDSTNHSNALEHQDPIALAVEMAAVNHSILALATQAGGGLALGGTGSDIKTEVLDD, from the exons gATGTCTCAGTTCACAGATGAGCCTCGCTTCACCATCGAGCAGATTGACCTGCTCCAACGGCTGAGGAGGACTGGGATGACCAAGCCAGAGATCCTCCACGCCCTGGATACCCTGGACAGACTGGACCGCCAGCACGGACACAAGTTTGGACGCCGACCCCAGACGCAGCCCCAGCCTGTCGGTCAGGGACCGACGTCCAATAGCAATGCTAACATGACGTCATCTTCCTCGTCCAATAACGTCGTGGCGTCCTCGTCCACGTCCACGGCCGCCACACAGACTGGTTACCGGGCGAATGGGAGTGGCGGGAGTGGTCTGTCGCCGTCACCTAGCAACAACTATGATATGTCGCCGCCCCCTCCGGCGGTTGTTTCTGCCCCTGTTGCTTTGGCAGCGGCGGCTCAGAACGGGTGTGGGGTTGGTGGCGGCGGAGAGATTGTCGCCATGACGAACGGAAAGCTGTCTCCACCACGGTTTCCTATCGGTGTTAGTGCGGTTAGTGGTGGCGTGACTGGGAGAGGCTACGGGTTTGAGGCCAGCGAGGAGGAACTAGACGTGGACGACAAAGTGGAGGAACTCATGAG aagGGACAGTGCCATAATCAAGGAGGAGATCAAGGTGTTCCTGGGGAACAGGCGCATCTCTCAGGCCGTGGTGGCTCAAGTCACAG gtaTCAGTCAGAGTCGTATCTCCCACTGGCTGCTCCAGCAGGGCTCGGACCTCAGTGAACAGAAGAAGAGGGCCTTCTACCGCTGGTACCAGTTGGAGAAGACCACCCCCG GTGCCACTCTGACGATGCGGCCCGCCCCCATGTCTCTGGAGGATGTGGTTGAGTGGCGGCAGACTCCGCCCCCTGTAAGCTCCACCCCCGGGAGCTTCCGCCTGCGCCGAGGCAGTCGCTTCACCTGGAGGAAAGAATGTCTGGCTGtgatggagag TTACTTCAATGACAACCAGTACCCTGATGAAGCTAAAAGAGAGGAGATCGCTAACGCCTGCAACGCTGTCATCCAGAAACCAG GGAAGAAGCTGTCTGATCTGGAGAAAGTCACATCTCTGAAGGTCTACAACTGGTTTGCCAACCGCCGCAAGGAGATCAAGAGACGCGCCAACATAG AAGAAGCAGCAATCCTGGAGAGCCATGGGATCGACGTCCAGAGTCCTGGAGGACACTCCAACGGCGATGACATTGAGGGGAATGACTTCCCTGACCAG GGCTGTGAAGTCCCTCTGTTTGAGAAGAGAGCTGTTACCAGACCCTTCAGTCGACTagacctgtcctctcccacaCAG GTGCCCACCCTGCTGCCCAGCTGGCTGGCGGCTTGGCCCGGCTCGGGCAGGGGGGGCTTGGCCGCCCAGAGGGCTAGCTCTCTGATTGGCCGCTCCTTGCTCTCTGGGTGGGGTCTCGCTCAGGGGGTGGGGATGGAAGGTTCCAGACTGACAGGTGTGTCCtggtctcccccctccccccaggaTGATGACTCCACCAATCACAGCAATGCCCTGGAGCACCAGGATCCCATCGCCCTCGCCGTGGAGATGGCGGCCGTCAATCACAGCATCCTCGCCCTGGCAACGCAGGCGGGGGGAGGATTGGCCCTGGGCGGGACAGGAAGTGACATCAAAACAGAGGTGCTGGACGACTAG
- the LOC115162521 gene encoding homeobox-containing protein 1 isoform X3, with protein MSQFTDEPRFTIEQIDLLQRLRRTGMTKPEILHALDTLDRLDRQHGHKFGRRPQTQPQPVGQGPTSNSNANMTSSSSSNNVVASSSTSTAATQTGYRANGSGGSGLSPSPSNNYDMSPPPPAVVSAPVALAAAAQNGCGVGGGGEIVAMTNGKLSPPRFPIGVSAVSGGVTGRGYGFEASEEELDVDDKVEELMRRDSAIIKEEIKVFLGNRRISQAVVAQVTGISQSRISHWLLQQGSDLSEQKKRAFYRWYQLEKTTPGATLTMRPAPMSLEDVVEWRQTPPPVSSTPGSFRLRRGSRFTWRKECLAVMESYFNDNQYPDEAKREEIANACNAVIQKPGKKLSDLEKVTSLKVYNWFANRRKEIKRRANIEEAAILESHGIDVQSPGGHSNGDDIEGNDFPDQGCEVPLFEKRAVTRPFSRLDLSSPTQVPTLLPSWLAAWPGSGRGGLAAQRASSLIGRSLLSGWGLAQGVGMEGSRLTGVSWSPPSPQDDDSTNHSNALEHQDPIALAVEMAAVNHSILALATQAGGGLALGGTGSDIKTEVLDD; from the exons ATGTCTCAGTTCACAGATGAGCCTCGCTTCACCATCGAGCAGATTGACCTGCTCCAACGGCTGAGGAGGACTGGGATGACCAAGCCAGAGATCCTCCACGCCCTGGATACCCTGGACAGACTGGACCGCCAGCACGGACACAAGTTTGGACGCCGACCCCAGACGCAGCCCCAGCCTGTCGGTCAGGGACCGACGTCCAATAGCAATGCTAACATGACGTCATCTTCCTCGTCCAATAACGTCGTGGCGTCCTCGTCCACGTCCACGGCCGCCACACAGACTGGTTACCGGGCGAATGGGAGTGGCGGGAGTGGTCTGTCGCCGTCACCTAGCAACAACTATGATATGTCGCCGCCCCCTCCGGCGGTTGTTTCTGCCCCTGTTGCTTTGGCAGCGGCGGCTCAGAACGGGTGTGGGGTTGGTGGCGGCGGAGAGATTGTCGCCATGACGAACGGAAAGCTGTCTCCACCACGGTTTCCTATCGGTGTTAGTGCGGTTAGTGGTGGCGTGACTGGGAGAGGCTACGGGTTTGAGGCCAGCGAGGAGGAACTAGACGTGGACGACAAAGTGGAGGAACTCATGAG aagGGACAGTGCCATAATCAAGGAGGAGATCAAGGTGTTCCTGGGGAACAGGCGCATCTCTCAGGCCGTGGTGGCTCAAGTCACAG gtaTCAGTCAGAGTCGTATCTCCCACTGGCTGCTCCAGCAGGGCTCGGACCTCAGTGAACAGAAGAAGAGGGCCTTCTACCGCTGGTACCAGTTGGAGAAGACCACCCCCG GTGCCACTCTGACGATGCGGCCCGCCCCCATGTCTCTGGAGGATGTGGTTGAGTGGCGGCAGACTCCGCCCCCTGTAAGCTCCACCCCCGGGAGCTTCCGCCTGCGCCGAGGCAGTCGCTTCACCTGGAGGAAAGAATGTCTGGCTGtgatggagag TTACTTCAATGACAACCAGTACCCTGATGAAGCTAAAAGAGAGGAGATCGCTAACGCCTGCAACGCTGTCATCCAGAAACCAG GGAAGAAGCTGTCTGATCTGGAGAAAGTCACATCTCTGAAGGTCTACAACTGGTTTGCCAACCGCCGCAAGGAGATCAAGAGACGCGCCAACATAG AAGAAGCAGCAATCCTGGAGAGCCATGGGATCGACGTCCAGAGTCCTGGAGGACACTCCAACGGCGATGACATTGAGGGGAATGACTTCCCTGACCAG GGCTGTGAAGTCCCTCTGTTTGAGAAGAGAGCTGTTACCAGACCCTTCAGTCGACTagacctgtcctctcccacaCAG GTGCCCACCCTGCTGCCCAGCTGGCTGGCGGCTTGGCCCGGCTCGGGCAGGGGGGGCTTGGCCGCCCAGAGGGCTAGCTCTCTGATTGGCCGCTCCTTGCTCTCTGGGTGGGGTCTCGCTCAGGGGGTGGGGATGGAAGGTTCCAGACTGACAGGTGTGTCCtggtctcccccctccccccaggaTGATGACTCCACCAATCACAGCAATGCCCTGGAGCACCAGGATCCCATCGCCCTCGCCGTGGAGATGGCGGCCGTCAATCACAGCATCCTCGCCCTGGCAACGCAGGCGGGGGGAGGATTGGCCCTGGGCGGGACAGGAAGTGACATCAAAACAGAGGTGCTGGACGACTAG
- the LOC115162521 gene encoding homeobox-containing protein 1 isoform X4, translated as MQCKLAANMAIIKDYKCHDDLDETAESRQRMSQFTDEPRFTIEQIDLLQRLRRTGMTKPEILHALDTLDRLDRQHGHKFGRRPQTQPQPVGQGPTSNSNANMTSSSSSNNVVASSSTSTAATQTGYRANGSGGSGLSPSPSNNYDMSPPPPAVVSAPVALAAAAQNGCGVGGGGEIVAMTNGKLSPPRFPIGVSAVSGGVTGRGYGFEASEEELDVDDKVEELMRRDSAIIKEEIKVFLGNRRISQAVVAQVTGISQSRISHWLLQQGSDLSEQKKRAFYRWYQLEKTTPGATLTMRPAPMSLEDVVEWRQTPPPVSSTPGSFRLRRGSRFTWRKECLAVMESYFNDNQYPDEAKREEIANACNAVIQKPGKKLSDLEKVTSLKVYNWFANRRKEIKRRANIEEAAILESHGIDVQSPGGHSNGDDIEGNDFPDQGCEVPLFEKRAVTRPFSRLDLSSPTQDDDSTNHSNALEHQDPIALAVEMAAVNHSILALATQAGGGLALGGTGSDIKTEVLDD; from the exons gATGTCTCAGTTCACAGATGAGCCTCGCTTCACCATCGAGCAGATTGACCTGCTCCAACGGCTGAGGAGGACTGGGATGACCAAGCCAGAGATCCTCCACGCCCTGGATACCCTGGACAGACTGGACCGCCAGCACGGACACAAGTTTGGACGCCGACCCCAGACGCAGCCCCAGCCTGTCGGTCAGGGACCGACGTCCAATAGCAATGCTAACATGACGTCATCTTCCTCGTCCAATAACGTCGTGGCGTCCTCGTCCACGTCCACGGCCGCCACACAGACTGGTTACCGGGCGAATGGGAGTGGCGGGAGTGGTCTGTCGCCGTCACCTAGCAACAACTATGATATGTCGCCGCCCCCTCCGGCGGTTGTTTCTGCCCCTGTTGCTTTGGCAGCGGCGGCTCAGAACGGGTGTGGGGTTGGTGGCGGCGGAGAGATTGTCGCCATGACGAACGGAAAGCTGTCTCCACCACGGTTTCCTATCGGTGTTAGTGCGGTTAGTGGTGGCGTGACTGGGAGAGGCTACGGGTTTGAGGCCAGCGAGGAGGAACTAGACGTGGACGACAAAGTGGAGGAACTCATGAG aagGGACAGTGCCATAATCAAGGAGGAGATCAAGGTGTTCCTGGGGAACAGGCGCATCTCTCAGGCCGTGGTGGCTCAAGTCACAG gtaTCAGTCAGAGTCGTATCTCCCACTGGCTGCTCCAGCAGGGCTCGGACCTCAGTGAACAGAAGAAGAGGGCCTTCTACCGCTGGTACCAGTTGGAGAAGACCACCCCCG GTGCCACTCTGACGATGCGGCCCGCCCCCATGTCTCTGGAGGATGTGGTTGAGTGGCGGCAGACTCCGCCCCCTGTAAGCTCCACCCCCGGGAGCTTCCGCCTGCGCCGAGGCAGTCGCTTCACCTGGAGGAAAGAATGTCTGGCTGtgatggagag TTACTTCAATGACAACCAGTACCCTGATGAAGCTAAAAGAGAGGAGATCGCTAACGCCTGCAACGCTGTCATCCAGAAACCAG GGAAGAAGCTGTCTGATCTGGAGAAAGTCACATCTCTGAAGGTCTACAACTGGTTTGCCAACCGCCGCAAGGAGATCAAGAGACGCGCCAACATAG AAGAAGCAGCAATCCTGGAGAGCCATGGGATCGACGTCCAGAGTCCTGGAGGACACTCCAACGGCGATGACATTGAGGGGAATGACTTCCCTGACCAG GGCTGTGAAGTCCCTCTGTTTGAGAAGAGAGCTGTTACCAGACCCTTCAGTCGACTagacctgtcctctcccacaCAG gaTGATGACTCCACCAATCACAGCAATGCCCTGGAGCACCAGGATCCCATCGCCCTCGCCGTGGAGATGGCGGCCGTCAATCACAGCATCCTCGCCCTGGCAACGCAGGCGGGGGGAGGATTGGCCCTGGGCGGGACAGGAAGTGACATCAAAACAGAGGTGCTGGACGACTAG